From the genome of Pygocentrus nattereri isolate fPygNat1 chromosome 25, fPygNat1.pri, whole genome shotgun sequence, one region includes:
- the trappc2l gene encoding trafficking protein particle complex subunit 2-like protein: protein MAVCVAVIAKENYPLYIRSVPSQSELKFHYTVHTSLDVVEEKISTAGKAMAEQRELYLGLLYPTEDYKVYGYVTNSKVKFVIVVDSSNTSLRDNEIRSMFRKLHNSFTDVMCNPFYNPGDPIQSRAFDSMVSAMMVQSS, encoded by the exons ATGGCGGTGTGTGTGGCGGTGATAGCGAAGGAG AATTACCCTCTGTACATACGGAGTGTCCCCTCCCAGAGTGAGCTGAAGTTCCACTACACTGTGCACACGTCGCTGGATGTAGTGGAGGAGAAGATCTCTACGGCGGGGAAAGCCATGGCTGAGCAGAGAGAGCTGTACCTGGGTCTGCTTTACCCAACAGAGGACTACAAAGT CTACGGCTATGTGACGAActccaaagtgaagtttgtgatTGTCGTGGACTCTTCAAACACATCACTGAGAGACAACGAGATACGAAGC ATGTTCAGGAAATTGCACAATTCCTTCACAGATGTGATGTGCAACCCCTTCTACAACCCTGGTGATCCAATTCAGTCAAG GGCCTTTGACAGCATGGTGTCTGCTATGATGGTGCAATCCTCCTGA